One part of the Streptomyces ferrugineus genome encodes these proteins:
- a CDS encoding alpha-galactosidase, giving the protein MLEISDNGRTWLLTGPTSSYAVHLTDADELLHLHWGPRIALADAEALAVRPLPEYRPFESPLDGREEYPVEGGPRFVRPALSVRTEERRGTEWGFERYETEGDELRLRFCDDGLNVTLHYRMRGDVIERWVTLHNQGRALELLRADSATWTLPDREDWRLSQLHGRWGAESRLAQAPLTRGEKVIGSRRGHTGHQHLPWVALDTDATEERGEVYGCALGWSGSWRIAVAQLPDARVQITGGAGHDDSGLLRLAAGESFTTPVFAGLWSDGGFGGASRAWHAYQRAYVIPDADRDRPVLFNSWEATEFDISEEQQSVLARRAAAIGVELFVVDDGWFGTRTSDRAGLGDWTPNPDRFPSGLKPLAEYVHALGMRFGIWVEPEMVNPDSELYRAHPEWVQYQPGRKRTEFRNQLVLNLAREDVQDYLWEQLDGLLTSAPIDYVKWDFNRCFTDAGWPGEPYPQRLWVDHVHALYGLLDRLRAAHPGVAFESCSGGGGRIDLGVLSRTDQVWTSDNTDPLDRLAIQHGYSQIHPARAMAAWVTDSPNAMLNHRASSLRFRFVSAMAGVLGVGGDLSRWTEEELAEARDWVALYKEIRPLVQRGDLYRLRPPRGGLSAVQYVLGDETVVLAWLQAQSFGEPLPALRLRGLDPTASYECLETGETHRGAVLVHHGLRAGLHGDLDAAVIRLRRI; this is encoded by the coding sequence ATGCTGGAGATCTCCGACAACGGCCGTACCTGGCTCCTGACCGGGCCGACCAGCAGCTACGCCGTCCATCTCACCGACGCCGACGAGCTGCTGCACCTCCACTGGGGCCCCCGGATCGCGCTGGCCGACGCCGAGGCCCTCGCCGTACGCCCGCTGCCGGAGTACCGGCCCTTCGAGTCCCCGCTCGACGGACGCGAGGAGTACCCGGTCGAGGGCGGCCCCCGCTTCGTACGGCCCGCCCTGTCCGTGCGCACCGAGGAGCGGCGCGGCACCGAGTGGGGTTTCGAGCGGTACGAGACCGAGGGTGACGAACTGCGGCTGCGCTTCTGTGACGACGGGCTGAACGTCACCCTGCACTATCGGATGCGCGGGGACGTGATCGAGCGCTGGGTGACTCTGCACAACCAGGGACGCGCCCTGGAGCTGCTGCGCGCCGACTCGGCCACCTGGACGCTGCCCGACCGGGAGGACTGGCGGCTGTCCCAGCTGCACGGCCGCTGGGGCGCGGAGTCCCGGCTGGCGCAGGCCCCGCTCACCCGCGGTGAGAAGGTCATCGGCAGCCGCCGCGGTCACACCGGCCACCAGCACCTCCCCTGGGTCGCGCTCGACACGGACGCCACCGAGGAGCGCGGCGAGGTCTACGGCTGCGCCCTCGGCTGGTCCGGGTCCTGGCGCATCGCCGTGGCCCAACTGCCGGACGCGCGCGTGCAGATCACCGGCGGGGCCGGACACGACGACTCGGGGCTGCTGCGCCTCGCGGCGGGGGAGTCCTTCACGACGCCCGTCTTCGCCGGCCTGTGGAGCGACGGCGGCTTCGGCGGGGCGAGCCGGGCGTGGCACGCGTACCAGCGCGCGTATGTGATCCCCGACGCCGACCGGGACCGGCCGGTGCTGTTCAACTCCTGGGAGGCGACGGAGTTCGACATCTCCGAGGAGCAGCAGAGCGTGCTCGCGCGGCGCGCCGCGGCCATCGGCGTCGAGCTGTTCGTGGTCGACGACGGCTGGTTCGGGACGCGCACCAGCGACCGCGCCGGGCTCGGCGACTGGACACCCAACCCCGACCGCTTCCCGTCCGGCCTCAAGCCGCTCGCCGAGTACGTGCACGCGCTCGGGATGCGGTTCGGCATCTGGGTCGAACCGGAAATGGTCAATCCGGACAGCGAGTTGTATCGCGCTCATCCAGAATGGGTTCAGTATCAACCAGGACGAAAGCGGACGGAATTCCGCAATCAGCTCGTACTCAACCTCGCGCGCGAAGACGTCCAGGACTACCTCTGGGAACAGCTCGACGGGCTCCTCACCAGCGCCCCGATCGACTATGTGAAGTGGGACTTCAACCGCTGCTTCACCGACGCGGGCTGGCCCGGTGAGCCGTATCCGCAGCGCCTCTGGGTCGACCACGTGCACGCCCTGTACGGCCTTCTGGACCGGCTGCGCGCCGCGCACCCCGGCGTCGCCTTCGAGTCCTGCTCGGGCGGCGGTGGACGGATCGACCTCGGCGTGCTGAGCCGTACGGACCAGGTGTGGACCTCGGACAACACCGACCCCCTCGACCGGCTCGCCATCCAGCACGGCTACAGCCAGATCCACCCGGCCCGTGCCATGGCCGCCTGGGTCACCGACAGCCCGAACGCCATGCTCAACCACCGCGCCAGCTCCCTGCGCTTCCGCTTCGTCAGCGCCATGGCCGGGGTGCTCGGGGTCGGCGGCGACCTGTCGCGATGGACGGAGGAGGAGCTGGCCGAGGCCCGGGACTGGGTGGCGCTGTACAAGGAGATCCGCCCGCTCGTGCAGCGCGGCGACCTCTACCGGCTGCGGCCGCCGCGGGGCGGGCTGAGCGCGGTGCAGTACGTGCTCGGGGACGAGACGGTCGTCCTCGCCTGGCTCCAGGCCCAGAGCTTCGGTGAGCCCCTGCCGGCCCTGCGGCTGCGCGGCCTCGACCCGACAGCATCGTACGAATGCCTTGAAACGGGCGAAACTCACCGAGGGGCCGTACTGGTGCATCACGGGCTGCGCGCCGGTCTGCACGGCGACCTTGATGCGGCAGTTATTCGCCTCCGTCGCATCTAG
- a CDS encoding M23 family metallopeptidase codes for MPAKGKHRRPKSLRFTRSIAVAGTGGAALALPLMGATGAHAAPSQSVSEKAVQSLPVAGQKTVEKKAAPEKKNAVRTYSVKAGDYLAKIADDQNVSGGWKRLYADNRAAVGDDPALIHPGLKLTIGGKKATTSTPKSSSSAPSSSSKSSSKDSNASKSAAKTTTAAETGAVKGFSAPLAGASLGTGYKVAGSMWSSGYHTGVDFAAATGTSLKAVGAGTVVSAGWGGAYGNQVVIQLEDGHYAQYAHLSSLSVSAGQTVTAGQQVGLSGATGNVTGPHLHFEIRTSPDYGSDVDPVAYLRSKGVGIG; via the coding sequence ATGCCCGCGAAGGGTAAGCACCGCCGTCCGAAGTCCCTGCGCTTCACTCGATCCATCGCCGTCGCCGGAACCGGTGGCGCCGCTCTCGCTCTTCCGCTCATGGGGGCCACCGGCGCCCACGCCGCTCCCTCGCAGTCCGTTTCGGAAAAGGCCGTTCAGTCCCTTCCGGTCGCCGGTCAGAAGACCGTCGAGAAGAAGGCCGCGCCCGAGAAGAAGAACGCCGTGCGGACCTATTCGGTGAAGGCCGGCGACTACCTCGCGAAGATCGCCGACGACCAGAACGTCAGCGGTGGCTGGAAGCGGCTCTACGCCGACAACCGTGCGGCCGTCGGCGACGACCCGGCGCTGATCCACCCCGGCCTCAAGCTCACGATCGGCGGCAAGAAGGCCACGACGAGCACCCCCAAGTCCTCGTCCTCCGCGCCGTCTTCCTCTTCGAAGTCCTCCTCGAAGGACTCGAACGCCTCGAAGTCCGCCGCGAAGACGACCACGGCCGCCGAGACCGGCGCCGTCAAGGGCTTCTCCGCCCCCCTGGCCGGCGCCTCCCTCGGCACCGGATACAAGGTGGCGGGCAGCATGTGGTCCAGCGGCTACCACACCGGCGTCGACTTCGCCGCCGCGACCGGCACCTCGCTCAAGGCGGTCGGCGCGGGCACCGTCGTCTCGGCCGGCTGGGGCGGCGCCTACGGCAACCAGGTCGTCATCCAGCTCGAGGACGGCCACTACGCGCAGTACGCCCACCTGTCCTCGCTCTCCGTCTCGGCGGGCCAGACCGTGACCGCGGGCCAGCAGGTCGGCCTCTCCGGCGCGACCGGCAACGTGACCGGGCCGCACCTGCACTTCGAGATCCGCACCTCGCCGGACTACGGCTCGGACGTGGACCCGGTCGCCTACCTCCGCTCCAAGGGCGTCGGCATCGGCTGA
- a CDS encoding tyrosine-protein phosphatase: MTQQIPSTEPELAGVRNFRDVGGLPTVDGRRVRHGVLFRSGHLAHATEEDASFLGSLGLHTIFDFRNAADQKLEGPDVELPGVRNVNLPLSDPADGAEFWKMVRDGDLDQLREILADGKGANRMIVSYRSIIKERTSEHSHVLHSLAEDSVPALMHCAAGKDRAGLSIAVTLLALGVEREAIVTDYLESNAKHRRYKVRRSGTDASAYSPEVMELLSPLFDARAEYLTAAFETIEETWGGVDTYLEQGLRVTQQTRELLRERLLD; this comes from the coding sequence GTGACGCAGCAGATCCCGTCGACCGAGCCCGAACTGGCCGGGGTTCGCAACTTCCGTGATGTGGGCGGACTTCCCACCGTGGACGGACGACGGGTGCGGCACGGAGTGCTGTTCCGCAGCGGCCACCTCGCCCACGCGACCGAGGAGGACGCGTCCTTCCTCGGCTCCCTGGGCCTGCACACGATCTTCGACTTCCGCAACGCGGCCGACCAGAAGCTGGAGGGGCCGGACGTCGAGCTGCCGGGCGTGCGCAATGTGAACCTCCCGCTGTCCGACCCGGCGGACGGCGCGGAGTTCTGGAAGATGGTCCGCGACGGCGACCTCGACCAACTGCGCGAGATACTGGCCGACGGCAAGGGCGCGAACCGGATGATCGTCTCCTACCGCTCGATCATCAAGGAGCGCACCTCCGAGCACTCCCACGTGCTGCACTCCCTCGCGGAGGACAGCGTGCCGGCTCTGATGCACTGCGCGGCCGGCAAGGACCGCGCGGGCCTGTCCATCGCCGTGACGCTGCTCGCCCTCGGTGTGGAGCGTGAGGCGATCGTCACCGACTACCTGGAGTCCAACGCCAAGCACCGCCGCTACAAGGTGCGCCGCAGCGGCACTGACGCCTCCGCGTACTCGCCCGAGGTCATGGAGCTGCTCAGCCCGCTGTTCGACGCGCGCGCCGAATACCTGACCGCGGCCTTCGAGACGATCGAGGAGACATGGGGCGGCGTCGA